Proteins from one Sphingopyxis terrae subsp. terrae NBRC 15098 genomic window:
- a CDS encoding SDR family NAD(P)-dependent oxidoreductase yields MNERRGRGTPRRACVLGASGGIGSALVAALERRGVEKIYAGSRRAIAARSPAVTSFTFDFADEVSLEEAATTIAAEEPLDLILVATGLLHRASAVRPEKSVRQLDPASLAELFHVNSIGPAIAAKHFLPHLARDGRAVMAFLSARVGSIGDNRLGGWYGYRASKAALNAFVRGIAIEASRMNRESIVVSLHPGTVDTRLSMPFQRGLAAGQLQRAEQSADHLLQVIERLTAEDSGGFFAWDGQPIVY; encoded by the coding sequence ATGAACGAAAGACGCGGGAGAGGGACGCCGCGCCGGGCCTGCGTGCTCGGCGCGAGCGGTGGTATCGGTTCGGCGCTGGTCGCGGCGCTTGAGCGTCGGGGCGTCGAGAAAATCTATGCCGGATCGCGGCGCGCGATTGCAGCGAGAAGCCCGGCGGTGACGTCCTTCACCTTCGACTTCGCCGATGAAGTGAGCCTTGAAGAGGCTGCAACGACAATCGCCGCCGAAGAGCCGCTCGACCTCATTCTGGTCGCGACCGGCCTGCTGCACCGCGCCAGCGCGGTAAGGCCCGAAAAATCGGTGCGGCAGCTCGACCCTGCATCGCTTGCTGAACTTTTCCACGTGAACAGTATCGGCCCGGCGATTGCGGCGAAGCATTTCCTGCCGCATCTCGCGCGCGATGGCCGCGCGGTCATGGCCTTTCTTTCGGCACGCGTCGGTTCGATCGGCGACAACCGTCTCGGCGGCTGGTACGGCTACCGCGCGTCGAAAGCGGCGCTCAATGCCTTCGTACGCGGCATTGCGATCGAGGCGAGCCGTATGAATCGCGAGAGCATCGTCGTGAGCCTGCACCCCGGCACGGTCGACACGCGGCTTTCGATGCCGTTTCAGCGCGGTTTGGCGGCGGGGCAATTGCAACGCGCCGAACAAAGCGCCGATCATCTGCTGCAGGTGATCGAGCGCCTGACAGCCGAGGATAGCGGCGGCTTCTTTGCGTGGGATGGGCAGCCAATCGTCTACTGA
- the folE gene encoding GTP cyclohydrolase I FolE encodes MNFVARPPFLDTPDVPPVSDDGKLPVPADVARAIETLIRWVGDDPAREGLLDTPKRVARAWKEYCSGYGEDPAVHLSRTFEEVGGYDEIVLLRDIPFQSHCEHHMAPITGKASIAYLPRERVVGISKLARVLNGYARRLQVQERLTAEVAKCIWDNLHPHGVAVVIDAQHGCMTGRGVRTPGVGMVTSRVLGCFLEDQRSRKEVLSLMGY; translated from the coding sequence ATGAACTTCGTCGCCCGCCCTCCCTTTCTCGACACGCCGGACGTGCCTCCGGTTTCGGACGATGGCAAACTTCCGGTTCCCGCCGACGTCGCGCGCGCGATCGAAACGCTGATCCGCTGGGTCGGCGACGATCCGGCGCGCGAGGGCCTGCTCGACACGCCCAAGCGGGTCGCGCGGGCGTGGAAGGAATATTGCAGCGGCTATGGCGAGGATCCGGCGGTCCATCTGTCGCGCACCTTCGAAGAGGTCGGCGGCTATGACGAGATCGTCCTGCTGCGCGACATCCCCTTTCAGTCGCACTGCGAGCATCATATGGCGCCGATCACCGGCAAGGCCTCGATCGCCTATCTGCCGCGCGAGCGCGTGGTGGGCATTTCCAAGCTGGCACGCGTGCTCAACGGCTATGCCCGCCGCCTGCAGGTGCAGGAACGGCTGACCGCCGAGGTCGCCAAATGCATCTGGGACAATCTGCACCCGCATGGCGTTGCGGTGGTGATCGACGCGCAGCACGGCTGCATGACCGGCCGCGGCGTGCGCACCCCCGGCGTCGGCATGGTCACCAGCCGCGTCCTCGGCTGCTTCCTCGAAGATCAGCGCAGCCGCAAGGAAGTGCTCAGCCTGATGGGCTATTGA
- a CDS encoding NAD(P)/FAD-dependent oxidoreductase, with amino-acid sequence MRVAIVGAGIAGLACAAALRAAGHEPVLFDKARGSGGRMSTRRIDSDQGTIAIDHGATHFTARSAGFSALVSQWEAAGLAARWPVAGRDAWIGVPTMNAPLKAYGAAHAIHWSTPVTALTRSPAGWTVHSESRRFAPFDAAVVAIPAEQAAPLLSLHDFTMARAAMAIRSHPIWSAIFLFARPIGAAADLIRGDGPVTLAMRNGTRPGRSAAECWVVQASWEWSEANLTRPADQICQALLVDLARAHDLILPQPIHSHAHRWLFGQPSGRDPVDLWNPAIGLGACGDWLAHGFVEAAWERGDRLGCHIAASFAERSELTSEVVREARSTG; translated from the coding sequence ATGCGCGTCGCGATCGTCGGGGCAGGAATAGCCGGACTGGCGTGCGCCGCGGCGCTGCGTGCGGCGGGCCACGAACCCGTGCTGTTCGACAAGGCGCGCGGGTCCGGAGGGCGCATGTCGACGCGCCGCATCGACTCGGATCAAGGCACCATCGCGATCGATCATGGCGCGACGCATTTTACCGCACGGTCGGCGGGCTTTTCGGCGCTTGTCAGCCAGTGGGAAGCCGCTGGGCTTGCAGCCCGCTGGCCCGTTGCCGGCCGCGATGCGTGGATCGGGGTGCCGACGATGAACGCGCCGCTCAAAGCCTATGGCGCCGCACATGCCATTCATTGGTCGACCCCTGTCACGGCGCTGACGCGCAGCCCTGCGGGTTGGACGGTACACAGCGAAAGCAGGCGCTTCGCGCCTTTTGATGCCGCCGTCGTCGCCATCCCGGCAGAACAGGCCGCTCCGCTTCTGTCGCTGCACGATTTCACCATGGCCCGCGCGGCAATGGCGATCCGCTCGCACCCCATATGGTCGGCAATTTTCCTTTTCGCGCGGCCGATCGGCGCGGCGGCCGATCTGATACGCGGCGACGGTCCCGTCACGCTCGCGATGCGCAATGGCACGCGCCCTGGGCGCAGCGCTGCCGAATGCTGGGTGGTTCAGGCCAGCTGGGAATGGAGCGAGGCCAATCTGACGCGGCCGGCCGATCAAATCTGCCAAGCGCTGCTGGTTGACCTCGCGCGCGCGCACGACCTCATTCTCCCCCAGCCCATCCACAGCCACGCGCATCGCTGGCTGTTCGGCCAGCCGTCCGGCCGTGATCCGGTCGATCTGTGGAATCCGGCAATCGGCCTCGGTGCCTGCGGCGACTGGCTCGCGCACGGCTTTGTCGAAGCCGCGTGGGAGCGCGGCGATCGGCTGGGATGCCATATCGCTGCGTCCTTCGCCGAGCGCAGCGAGCTGACGTCCGAGGTCGTCAGAGAAGCGCGATCAACAGGCTGA
- a CDS encoding DUF3429 family protein: MKLTAITVSPATRRLGFAGLLPAAACLALMLAGGEAWRWTALAIGYLYAVLIFSFLGGVWWGLAVLFADAPRWTPLAAVMPSLIGLASFAPWLFGYPWPRPSLILVGLLLLVSPLIDRAIVGAAPGGDAWIILRVQLSTGLGVLSLLIALL, encoded by the coding sequence ATGAAGCTGACCGCAATCACCGTGTCGCCTGCTACGCGCCGTCTCGGCTTCGCCGGGCTGCTTCCTGCCGCGGCATGCCTCGCGCTCATGCTCGCCGGCGGTGAGGCCTGGCGCTGGACCGCTCTCGCCATCGGCTATCTCTATGCCGTGCTTATCTTCTCCTTCCTGGGCGGCGTCTGGTGGGGACTCGCCGTTCTGTTCGCGGACGCGCCGCGCTGGACTCCGCTCGCGGCGGTGATGCCGAGCCTCATCGGGCTCGCGAGCTTTGCCCCGTGGCTTTTCGGCTACCCTTGGCCGCGGCCGTCGCTGATTCTGGTCGGACTTCTGCTGCTGGTTTCGCCGCTGATCGATCGCGCCATCGTCGGCGCCGCGCCCGGTGGTGACGCGTGGATCATTTTGCGCGTCCAATTGTCGACCGGGCTTGGCGTACTCAGCCTGTTGATCGCGCTTCTCTGA
- a CDS encoding phytoene desaturase, giving the protein MRRAIVIGAGIGGLALAIRLQSAGVAVDLVEARDRPGGRAYVWERDGFTFDAGPTVITDPACLAELWRLTGADMAADVTLLPVSPFYRLQWPDGSHFDYGNDEPALRREIAAFNPADVAGYERFLRYSEAVHSEGYVKLGAVPFLDFASMLKAAPALARQRAWRSVYATVASHIKDARLREAFSFHTLLVGGNPMATSAIYALIHKLEKDGGVWFAQGGTNALVAGLVRQFERLGGRLRLGDKVVRIHSEGRRATGVTLASGHSLRADAIASNADVMHSYRDLLAGGRGRKMARRLGRKKWSPSLFVLHFGVEGHYPGVPHHMILFAERYRELLDDIYRRGVLSDDFAIYLHHPSATDPSLAPPGRSTFYALVPAPHLGHAAIDWNREGEKLARKIIAKLEERLLPDLSRRIVTRFHYTPRDFSADLAAHHGSAFSLLPSLTQSAWFRTHNRDDAIDNLYFVGAGTHPGAGIPGVVASAKATAGLMLDAAALVVAD; this is encoded by the coding sequence GTGCGCAGGGCAATCGTGATCGGAGCCGGAATAGGCGGGTTGGCGCTGGCCATTCGCCTCCAGTCGGCCGGCGTTGCCGTCGACCTTGTCGAAGCACGCGACCGTCCGGGCGGCCGCGCCTATGTGTGGGAGCGCGACGGCTTCACCTTCGACGCGGGACCGACGGTCATTACCGACCCCGCCTGCCTTGCGGAGCTTTGGCGGCTCACCGGCGCCGATATGGCGGCCGATGTCACGCTTTTGCCCGTTTCGCCGTTCTACCGCCTGCAATGGCCCGACGGCAGCCATTTCGATTATGGCAATGACGAACCCGCGCTGCGCCGCGAGATTGCCGCCTTCAACCCTGCCGACGTCGCAGGCTACGAGCGCTTTTTGCGCTATTCCGAAGCGGTTCATTCCGAAGGCTATGTGAAACTGGGCGCGGTGCCGTTTCTCGATTTCGCCTCGATGCTCAAGGCGGCGCCCGCGCTCGCCAGACAGCGCGCCTGGCGATCGGTCTATGCGACCGTCGCCTCGCATATAAAGGATGCGCGGCTGCGCGAGGCCTTTTCGTTTCATACGCTGCTTGTCGGCGGCAATCCGATGGCGACAAGCGCCATTTACGCGCTCATCCACAAGCTCGAAAAAGACGGCGGCGTCTGGTTCGCGCAAGGGGGGACCAACGCGCTCGTCGCGGGACTGGTCCGCCAGTTCGAGCGACTGGGCGGCCGCCTTCGTCTCGGCGACAAGGTGGTGCGCATTCACAGCGAAGGCCGCCGGGCCACGGGGGTGACGCTCGCGAGCGGCCATTCGCTGCGCGCCGACGCCATCGCCTCGAACGCCGACGTCATGCACAGCTATCGCGACCTGCTCGCTGGCGGGCGGGGGCGAAAGATGGCGCGACGGCTCGGCCGCAAGAAATGGTCGCCGAGCCTGTTCGTTCTGCATTTCGGGGTCGAGGGCCATTATCCCGGCGTTCCCCATCACATGATCCTGTTCGCCGAGCGCTACCGCGAACTGCTGGACGATATCTATCGCCGCGGCGTGCTTAGCGACGATTTCGCAATCTACCTCCATCACCCAAGCGCGACGGACCCCTCGCTCGCGCCGCCGGGGCGCAGCACATTTTATGCGCTCGTCCCGGCCCCCCATCTCGGCCACGCCGCGATCGACTGGAACCGCGAAGGCGAGAAGCTCGCGCGCAAGATCATCGCCAAGCTCGAAGAACGGCTGCTGCCCGATCTCTCCCGACGGATCGTCACCCGCTTCCACTATACGCCGCGCGATTTTTCGGCCGATCTGGCCGCGCATCACGGCAGCGCCTTCAGCTTGCTGCCCTCGCTCACGCAAAGCGCCTGGTTCCGGACGCACAATCGCGACGACGCGATCGACAATCTCTATTTTGTCGGCGCGGGCACCCACCCCGGCGCGGGGATTCCCGGCGTCGTCGCGAGCGCCAAGGCCACCGCCGGGCTGATGCTCGATGCCGCCGCACTCGTGGTCGCGGATTGA
- a CDS encoding PAS domain-containing protein, translated as MSLKAMIATSPIAAVISDPRRPDNPIVECNDAFVALTGYSADEIIGQNCRFLTGPGTEAELSQQLRSAIRERRPVLVEILNYKKDGTPFRNAVLVAPIFGSDGSLEYFLGSQMEVDDGVLLRGERQAEARARIDALSPRQREVLLLMAEGNLNKQIGYSLGLSERTVKMHRAALLKALGVATTADAIRVAVEAGF; from the coding sequence ATGTCCCTCAAAGCGATGATCGCAACCAGCCCGATCGCGGCGGTCATCAGCGATCCGCGGCGCCCCGACAATCCGATCGTCGAATGCAACGATGCCTTTGTCGCGCTGACCGGTTATTCCGCCGACGAGATCATCGGACAGAATTGCCGGTTTCTGACCGGTCCGGGAACCGAGGCCGAGCTCAGCCAACAGTTGCGCAGCGCCATCCGCGAACGGCGTCCCGTGCTCGTTGAAATCCTCAATTACAAGAAGGACGGCACGCCTTTCCGCAACGCTGTTCTCGTCGCGCCGATCTTTGGAAGCGATGGCAGCCTCGAATATTTTCTGGGGTCGCAGATGGAAGTTGACGATGGTGTGCTTCTGCGCGGCGAGCGCCAGGCGGAGGCGCGCGCGCGCATCGACGCGCTTTCACCGCGGCAGCGCGAGGTGCTGCTGCTGATGGCCGAAGGCAATCTCAACAAGCAGATCGGCTACAGCCTCGGCCTTTCGGAGCGGACAGTGAAGATGCACCGCGCCGCGCTGCTGAAGGCGCTCGGCGTGGCGACCACGGCCGACGCGATTCGCGTTGCGGTCGAAGCCGGCTTTTGA